A window of the Caldicellulosiruptoraceae bacterium PP1 genome harbors these coding sequences:
- a CDS encoding carbon-nitrogen hydrolase family protein, whose product MIVAAAQISINNSIEKNFEKIVSFIDKAKENSCDIICFPEMSLTGYNKEVLSDINLNNKINNYLYTIQEISNKNQIAVIIGYGYIENGSLKNRAGIILPNKDVVTYDKINLTNLESQFFSSGEKVVSFEYKGVKCGVIICRDQNYPLITHKLQQEGVKVLFILTAHYYNPKEARWKIEKNRAIPITRAVENKFYVVLANTIGTHIGMISLGNSLIIEPEGNVVVSAGESEEALLCYELQMTNISQYI is encoded by the coding sequence ATGATTGTAGCTGCTGCTCAGATAAGCATTAATAATTCAATAGAAAAGAATTTTGAAAAAATTGTCTCATTTATAGATAAAGCAAAAGAAAACTCTTGTGATATTATATGTTTTCCTGAAATGAGTCTAACAGGTTACAATAAAGAAGTTTTATCTGACATAAATCTTAATAATAAAATTAATAATTATCTATATACTATACAGGAGATATCAAATAAAAACCAGATTGCTGTAATTATTGGTTATGGATATATTGAAAATGGTAGTTTAAAAAATAGAGCAGGCATTATTTTGCCAAATAAAGACGTGGTTACATATGACAAGATTAATCTTACCAACCTTGAATCACAATTTTTTAGCTCAGGAGAAAAAGTAGTTTCTTTTGAATATAAAGGAGTAAAATGTGGTGTAATAATATGTAGGGATCAAAACTATCCATTGATTACACATAAATTACAGCAAGAAGGTGTAAAGGTTTTATTTATTCTTACTGCACATTATTATAATCCCAAAGAAGCAAGATGGAAAATTGAGAAAAATAGAGCAATTCCTATAACAAGAGCTGTTGAAAACAAATTTTATGTTGTTTTAGCAAATACTATTGGCACTCATATTGGTATGATAAGTTTGGGAAATAGTTTGATAATTGAGCCTGAAGGGAATGTAGTTGTAAGTGCAGGAGAAAGCGAAGAAGCACTACTTTGTTATGAACTTCAGATGACAAATATTTCACAATACATATAA
- a CDS encoding DUF4446 family protein encodes MKDFIKTYSNEIILLLLGLIFLVIVINLYISSKYRSIKRRFVDLTKNQDFKSLEEVINSLTNRVASLEEQNKVLNNNLNILKQNSKLAIQKLGIVRYNAFDNVGSNLSFALTLLDANDNGVVLNEIYTREGSTIFAKPIENGTSKYPLSAEEIQSLDIAKKNFYLSEIRE; translated from the coding sequence TTGAAAGACTTTATTAAAACTTACTCAAATGAAATAATACTATTGCTATTAGGATTAATATTCTTAGTTATTGTTATTAATCTTTATATATCAAGCAAATATAGAAGTATAAAAAGAAGGTTTGTAGATTTAACTAAAAATCAAGATTTCAAATCCCTAGAGGAAGTCATAAATAGTCTAACAAATAGAGTAGCATCACTTGAAGAACAAAATAAAGTTTTAAACAATAACCTTAATATCTTAAAACAAAATTCAAAACTTGCAATACAAAAATTGGGGATAGTAAGGTATAATGCATTTGATAATGTAGGTAGCAATCTAAGTTTTGCGTTAACATTACTAGATGCAAACGATAATGGAGTAGTTCTAAATGAAATTTACACAAGAGAAGGATCAACAATTTTTGCAAAGCCTATTGAAAATGGTACATCAAAATATCCATTATCAGCTGAAGAAATACAATCATTAGATATTGCCAAAAAGAACTTTTACTTAAGCGAAATAAGAGAGTAA
- a CDS encoding ATP-binding cassette domain-containing protein: protein MILSTDNLTKIYSTKKGCFDIDIEIPSPQIFGLLGPNGAGKSTLVKMLVGLLIPTYGNAYILDKSISDVASRKYIGYLPENFKLHDWLTGYEVLEYHSRLLGIKQNKNLIYDLLHLVGLFEHRDFKVKNYSKGMQQRLGIAVALIGDPKIVFLDEPTSALDPIGRIEVRNIILKLKNNGITVFLNSHLLSEVEKICDSIAIINKGKVIAKGKIEDFTNNNIKIYAKVSNINENLIDYLNNQQYKFSVQNQNIIEIFVKNNEEIPKISRVLANQTELYELKKEEQLEDIFIKLLGEENILNGNNN from the coding sequence ATGATTTTAAGTACTGACAATTTAACAAAAATATATAGTACCAAAAAGGGTTGCTTTGATATTGATATAGAGATTCCATCGCCTCAGATATTTGGCTTATTAGGGCCTAATGGAGCTGGTAAAAGCACTCTTGTTAAAATGCTTGTTGGTTTACTTATTCCTACATATGGTAATGCCTATATACTTGATAAAAGTATTAGTGATGTTGCTTCAAGAAAATACATTGGATATTTACCAGAAAACTTTAAGCTTCATGATTGGCTCACAGGGTATGAGGTTTTGGAATATCATTCAAGGCTTCTTGGTATAAAGCAGAACAAAAATCTTATTTATGATTTACTTCATCTTGTTGGTCTTTTTGAGCATAGAGATTTTAAAGTAAAAAACTATAGCAAAGGAATGCAACAAAGGCTTGGAATTGCAGTAGCTCTTATAGGGGACCCCAAAATTGTATTCCTTGATGAGCCGACATCGGCACTTGACCCAATTGGAAGAATTGAAGTAAGAAATATAATTTTAAAACTTAAAAATAATGGAATAACTGTGTTTTTAAACTCTCATTTATTATCTGAGGTTGAAAAAATCTGTGATAGCATTGCAATAATAAATAAAGGTAAAGTAATAGCCAAAGGAAAGATTGAAGATTTTACAAACAATAATATAAAAATATATGCTAAGGTATCAAATATTAATGAAAATTTAATTGACTACCTAAATAATCAACAATACAAATTTTCTGTTCAGAATCAGAATATAATTGAGATTTTTGTAAAGAACAATGAAGAAATTCCTAAAATAAGTAGAGTATTAGCTAACCAAACAGAATTATATGAGCTTAAGAAAGAGGAACAACTTGAAGATATCTTCATAAAGCTTCTTGGAGAGGAGAATATCTTAAATGGGAACAATAATTAG
- a CDS encoding DUF2442 domain-containing protein, with amino-acid sequence MVFNNKKIYPKIINVKPDLERLTLIIHFDNGVSKEYNVKRLIEQDKTYSNLLDKAIFQLVKVEPGGYGVSWNEYLDLPESELWENGEEYKS; translated from the coding sequence ATGGTTTTTAATAATAAAAAGATATATCCAAAAATTATTAATGTAAAACCTGATTTAGAAAGATTAACATTAATTATTCATTTTGATAACGGAGTATCTAAAGAATATAATGTTAAAAGACTAATTGAGCAAGACAAAACTTATTCAAATTTACTAGACAAAGCTATTTTCCAATTAGTTAAAGTTGAACCAGGCGGTTATGGTGTTAGTTGGAATGAATATTTAGATCTTCCTGAATCTGAACTTTGGGAAAATGGTGAAGAATATAAGAGTTGA
- the thiT gene encoding energy-coupled thiamine transporter ThiT, translated as MKGFFEIFKKFSELKPETIGILVVLVLVCLFLILGRNRLKFNTKSIVYGGLTIALSFILSYIRVYKMPQGGSITLASMLPIFVYSYIFGPFAGIAAGIGLGILQLIQDAYVVHWVQLLLDYPIAFGVLGLAGLFRKNLPLGILFGGLMRFLAHFLSGFIFFAEYAPKGMNPIYYSFVYNISYILPELIICIIIYYIPNVRKSIDRIISNM; from the coding sequence ATGAAGGGTTTCTTTGAAATTTTTAAAAAGTTTTCTGAATTGAAACCAGAAACAATTGGTATCTTGGTTGTTTTAGTCTTAGTATGCTTATTCTTAATATTAGGAAGAAATAGACTAAAATTTAACACAAAATCTATTGTGTATGGTGGCCTTACTATTGCTCTTTCTTTTATACTCTCTTATATAAGAGTTTACAAAATGCCACAAGGTGGTTCAATTACATTAGCAAGCATGTTGCCTATTTTTGTATATTCGTATATATTTGGACCATTTGCTGGTATTGCTGCAGGAATAGGGTTAGGTATTCTTCAGTTAATACAAGATGCTTATGTTGTACATTGGGTTCAGCTTTTACTTGATTACCCTATTGCTTTTGGAGTTCTTGGCTTAGCTGGTTTATTTAGAAAGAATCTCCCATTAGGTATCTTATTCGGTGGACTAATGAGATTCTTAGCACATTTTTTATCAGGGTTTATCTTTTTTGCTGAATATGCCCCTAAGGGTATGAATCCTATTTACTACTCATTTGTATATAATATTTCATATATATTACCAGAGTTAATTATTTGCATCATCATTTACTATATTCCTAATGTTAGAAAATCAATTGATAGAATTATATCTAATATGTAA
- a CDS encoding fumarate hydratase has translation MKRIIKIEDIKEKIYNLIVEANYILPDDVCNKLKEAQQIEEDVPKNTLDILNKNIELAKIKKRPICQDTGMAVFFVEIGEEIVLEGSITDTIFEMTEKAYKENYFRKSVVKSPIERINTDNNLPPVIHYEIIKGDKLKIYFMPKGFGSENKSRLVMLNPADGTEGIINFVVETVKIAGSDPCPPVVVGIGVGGTFEKAAILSKKALLRKIGQRNEKPYIKALEEEILKRINSLGIGPEGFGGKTTALDVFIEEYPTHIAGLPVAVNICCHVARHGEIII, from the coding sequence ATGAAAAGAATTATCAAGATTGAAGACATAAAAGAGAAGATATACAACTTAATTGTTGAAGCAAATTATATACTGCCAGATGATGTATGCAATAAATTAAAAGAAGCACAGCAAATAGAAGAAGATGTGCCCAAAAATACACTTGATATATTAAATAAGAATATTGAGCTTGCAAAAATAAAAAAAAGACCAATATGTCAAGACACTGGTATGGCTGTGTTTTTTGTTGAAATTGGAGAGGAAATTGTATTAGAAGGCTCAATAACTGATACAATATTTGAGATGACAGAGAAGGCATATAAAGAAAACTATTTTAGAAAATCAGTTGTTAAAAGTCCAATAGAAAGAATAAATACAGATAACAATTTACCACCAGTTATACACTATGAAATTATAAAAGGTGATAAATTAAAGATATATTTTATGCCAAAAGGTTTTGGTAGCGAAAATAAAAGTAGATTAGTTATGCTTAATCCTGCTGATGGAACAGAAGGGATAATTAATTTTGTTGTTGAAACGGTAAAAATAGCAGGCTCTGATCCTTGTCCACCCGTTGTTGTTGGGATTGGTGTAGGGGGGACTTTTGAGAAAGCAGCTATTCTTTCAAAAAAGGCGTTGTTAAGAAAAATAGGACAAAGGAATGAAAAGCCATACATAAAGGCTCTTGAAGAAGAGATTTTAAAAAGAATAAATTCTCTTGGTATAGGGCCAGAAGGGTTCGGCGGTAAAACAACTGCACTTGATGTTTTTATCGAGGAGTATCCAACACATATTGCAGGCCTTCCTGTAGCTGTAAATATTTGTTGCCATGTAGCAAGGCATGGAGAGATTATTATATAA
- a CDS encoding SpoIIE family protein phosphatase — MSKKTFPKEYFESVLDGMLDLVRVISLDGTIIFNNNRMKEEFGETVGKKCYEVLCKTQRCDECISVKSINEQKRFMKYERYEDKIYYVISSPVYNNESKIIGTVEVFRDVTEQRKMEERLKRQNDILKRDVEFAKRLQQQLLPIIPKTEGYRITYTYKPCDRLGGDFLDVINLDNKLLFYVADVAGHGLLASMVTIFVKQSLIKNAHESKDKDIETIIKGVLQDFIEMNFPSEVYITFVLGMLDKESGKIKLLSAGHVTEPIVVHSQRKIKVINLSGQPVASIDLGQNFEVKEVTLNEKDKLILYSDGLIESKNKQGEMYGKKRLIKRLISIKNINAELLVRDIRNFAHEIDDDITILIIEKI; from the coding sequence ATGAGCAAAAAAACATTTCCAAAAGAATATTTTGAAAGTGTTTTAGATGGAATGTTAGATTTAGTTAGAGTAATATCATTAGATGGAACAATTATTTTTAATAATAATAGAATGAAAGAAGAATTTGGGGAAACTGTTGGGAAAAAATGTTATGAAGTTTTATGTAAAACACAAAGATGTGATGAATGTATTAGTGTTAAATCTATTAATGAACAAAAAAGATTTATGAAATATGAACGATACGAAGATAAGATTTATTATGTAATAAGTTCACCAGTTTATAATAATGAAAGTAAAATAATTGGTACTGTTGAGGTTTTTAGAGATGTAACAGAACAAAGAAAGATGGAGGAAAGGCTTAAAAGACAAAATGATATTCTAAAAAGAGATGTTGAATTTGCAAAAAGACTTCAGCAGCAGCTTCTTCCGATAATTCCTAAAACAGAGGGATATAGAATTACATATACATATAAGCCTTGTGACAGATTAGGTGGAGATTTCTTAGATGTAATAAATTTAGACAATAAACTACTCTTTTATGTTGCAGATGTTGCAGGTCATGGGCTTTTGGCATCAATGGTAACAATATTTGTAAAGCAAAGTTTAATTAAAAATGCACATGAATCAAAAGATAAAGATATAGAAACTATTATAAAAGGCGTTCTGCAAGATTTTATAGAGATGAATTTTCCCTCTGAAGTATATATTACCTTTGTTTTAGGTATGCTTGATAAAGAGTCAGGGAAAATTAAACTTTTAAGTGCTGGTCATGTCACAGAACCAATTGTTGTGCATTCTCAAAGGAAAATAAAGGTCATAAATTTATCAGGCCAGCCAGTAGCCTCTATTGACTTAGGACAAAATTTTGAAGTTAAAGAAGTTACTTTAAATGAAAAAGATAAATTAATTCTATATTCTGATGGATTAATTGAGAGTAAAAATAAACAGGGTGAAATGTATGGTAAGAAAAGATTAATTAAAAGGTTGATAAGTATAAAAAATATAAATGCTGAGTTATTAGTTAGAGATATAAGAAATTTTGCTCATGAAATTGATGATGATATAACAATTTTAATAATTGAAAAGATCTAA
- a CDS encoding sigma-70 family RNA polymerase sigma factor has translation MKLHFDKIYSKYFDKVKNHIRYIIGDEKDSEDIAQEVFIKMYSNPPNDQNIAAWLFTVAKNLSINFLKSKSSREKREQQYFLERPQLTTLSYNFIETKEILEKLNEMDRNLLILKFSGYSYDEISKILDIDKKQVGVRILRAQKKFKKIYEGEEG, from the coding sequence TTGAAGCTGCACTTTGATAAGATTTATAGTAAATACTTTGACAAAGTAAAAAATCATATAAGATATATCATTGGTGATGAGAAGGACTCAGAAGATATTGCACAGGAGGTTTTCATAAAGATGTATTCAAATCCCCCAAATGACCAAAATATTGCTGCATGGCTTTTTACTGTTGCTAAAAATCTTTCAATAAATTTTTTAAAGTCAAAAAGCAGTAGAGAAAAAAGGGAACAGCAGTATTTTTTAGAACGACCACAGCTTACAACATTAAGCTATAACTTTATTGAAACAAAAGAGATTCTTGAAAAGTTAAATGAAATGGATAGAAACCTACTTATATTAAAGTTTTCAGGATATTCATATGATGAAATATCAAAGATACTTGACATTGATAAAAAACAAGTAGGTGTAAGAATTTTAAGAGCACAAAAGAAATTTAAAAAGATTTATGAAGGAGAGGAGGGATAA
- a CDS encoding DUF4160 domain-containing protein, producing the protein MPEITRFYGIIIKMFFKNEHNPPHFHAIYGEYNGVFEIKTLEMIEGDLPNRAQELVIEWASMYKDELQKMWETKTLKKLEPLK; encoded by the coding sequence ATGCCCGAAATAACACGCTTTTATGGTATTATCATAAAAATGTTTTTCAAGAATGAACATAATCCTCCTCACTTTCATGCTATTTATGGTGAATATAATGGCGTTTTTGAAATAAAAACGTTAGAGATGATTGAAGGAGATTTACCTAATCGTGCACAAGAATTAGTTATTGAATGGGCTTCAATGTATAAAGATGAATTACAAAAAATGTGGGAAACAAAAACACTTAAAAAATTAGAACCTCTAAAGTAG
- a CDS encoding CvpA family protein, whose protein sequence is MINQSDIIFLIIIGIGAIIGYKKGLLRMLFDFGSYIISWFIALIGYKIVSSILLSSKPIKDALYKFVSDKVILKNEVMPTVPELFKSSIEQANNAINKTLQDAAVVILANFLAIIITFFLAKIAIMIIKNTFGFLRKVPILGTIDGTGGLIAGIAIALMFTYIFLAIIYFFPNAEIFKGMQANIKKSMFVEILYNNNVVVNLLKGYIKV, encoded by the coding sequence ATGATAAATCAGAGTGATATTATTTTTTTAATTATTATTGGAATAGGTGCTATAATAGGATATAAAAAAGGGTTATTAAGAATGCTATTCGATTTTGGATCATATATCATTTCATGGTTTATTGCACTTATTGGTTATAAAATTGTAAGCTCAATTCTTTTATCTTCAAAGCCCATAAAAGATGCTCTATATAAATTTGTTTCAGACAAGGTTATACTAAAGAATGAAGTTATGCCAACAGTACCTGAACTATTCAAAAGCTCAATAGAGCAAGCAAATAATGCTATTAATAAAACGCTTCAGGATGCAGCAGTAGTTATATTAGCAAATTTTTTAGCAATAATCATAACATTTTTTTTAGCAAAGATAGCCATTATGATAATAAAAAATACATTTGGTTTCTTAAGAAAAGTACCTATATTAGGAACAATTGATGGAACAGGAGGATTAATAGCAGGTATTGCAATTGCACTAATGTTTACATATATATTTTTGGCTATAATTTATTTCTTCCCTAATGCTGAGATTTTTAAAGGAATGCAAGCCAATATTAAAAAATCAATGTTTGTTGAAATACTATATAATAATAATGTTGTAGTAAATCTTTTAAAGGGATACATTAAAGTGTAA
- a CDS encoding sugar phosphate isomerase/epimerase family protein has product MKLGVFGVLFGNMKLEDALDYIASTGVQAVEVGCGGFPGKAHCDPEVLLKDEAELKKFKEAFEKRNLMISALSTHGNPVHPQKDIADAFHKDFENAVLLAEKLGIDTVITFSGCPGDSKNSLYPNWVTCPWPDDFLKILDYQWNEVLIPYWEKAVKFAKDHGVNKIALEMHPGFCVYNPETLLKLRNAVGDVIGANFDPSHLFWQGIDPVYAIRELKGAIYHFHAKDTKIDEINTKTHGVLDTKHYGDEINRSWIFRSVGYGHDYQVWKDIISTLRMVGYDYVLSIEHEDSLMTAREGFEKAVKFLKEVLAFEPRGEMWWA; this is encoded by the coding sequence ATGAAGCTTGGTGTTTTTGGTGTTTTATTCGGAAATATGAAGCTTGAAGATGCACTTGACTATATAGCATCAACAGGGGTACAAGCTGTTGAGGTTGGCTGTGGCGGATTCCCAGGAAAAGCACATTGTGACCCTGAAGTTTTATTAAAAGATGAAGCAGAACTTAAGAAATTTAAAGAGGCATTTGAAAAAAGAAATCTTATGATCTCTGCTTTATCAACTCATGGTAACCCTGTTCATCCACAAAAAGATATTGCTGATGCCTTCCATAAGGATTTTGAAAATGCTGTTTTACTTGCTGAGAAACTTGGCATTGATACTGTTATTACATTCTCCGGTTGTCCTGGTGATAGCAAGAACTCATTGTATCCAAACTGGGTAACTTGCCCTTGGCCAGATGATTTTTTGAAGATATTAGATTATCAATGGAATGAAGTATTAATACCATATTGGGAGAAAGCTGTTAAGTTTGCAAAGGATCATGGTGTAAATAAGATTGCTCTTGAAATGCACCCAGGCTTTTGTGTATATAACCCAGAGACTTTGCTTAAACTTAGAAATGCTGTTGGTGATGTAATAGGTGCAAACTTTGACCCAAGCCATTTATTCTGGCAAGGAATTGACCCTGTATATGCAATTAGAGAGTTAAAGGGTGCAATATATCACTTCCATGCAAAAGATACTAAGATAGATGAAATAAATACAAAAACACATGGTGTTCTTGATACAAAACATTATGGGGATGAAATAAATAGATCATGGATATTTAGATCAGTAGGTTATGGCCATGACTATCAAGTTTGGAAAGATATTATAAGTACATTAAGAATGGTTGGATATGACTATGTACTTTCAATCGAACATGAAGATAGCTTAATGACAGCAAGAGAAGGCTTTGAAAAAGCTGTTAAATTCTTAAAAGAAGTATTAGCATTTGAACCAAGAGGAGAAATGTGGTGGGCATAA
- a CDS encoding glycoside hydrolase family 172 protein yields MFSPLSSLFQIRQAKTKRISSYDKTGGNADCISISPKETKSIFEIEGSGIIRHIWITLDSDDNMILRNAVIRMFWDGEENPSVESPLGDFFGQGWGEHYNFISLPLAAAPSGGRALNCYFPMPFSRHAKITIENQSEKPIKSFYFNIDYEEYNSIPENYGRFHAWWNREITKPGDIGENEWQTLAPYQVNPSDKDNYLFAEIEGQGQFVGINYFVHSPTPMWYGEGDDMWLIDGEEWPGSLHGTGTEDFFNGAWCPNEIYQHPYFGYAKVPNQFGWLGKTHCYRFFVEDPIVFNKSLRASIEHGHANCLTLDICSVAYWYQIEPHKKFPSLLPIELRQNMPDITVSDIHIWRDAWRKLKGYNKLWGNEK; encoded by the coding sequence ATGTTTAGTCCGCTAAGTAGTCTTTTTCAAATAAGACAAGCAAAAACAAAGAGGATATCTTCCTATGATAAAACAGGAGGGAATGCTGATTGTATTAGTATTTCACCAAAAGAAACAAAAAGTATCTTTGAAATTGAAGGTTCGGGTATAATCAGGCATATATGGATTACACTTGATTCAGATGATAACATGATACTTAGGAATGCAGTGATTAGAATGTTTTGGGATGGAGAAGAAAATCCAAGTGTAGAATCACCATTGGGAGATTTCTTTGGACAAGGATGGGGTGAACACTATAATTTTATTTCATTACCATTAGCTGCAGCTCCTTCTGGGGGAAGAGCATTAAATTGCTATTTTCCAATGCCATTTTCAAGACACGCAAAGATTACCATAGAAAATCAATCTGAAAAGCCTATAAAGAGCTTTTATTTCAATATAGATTATGAAGAATACAATTCAATTCCTGAAAATTATGGGAGATTTCATGCATGGTGGAATAGAGAGATAACTAAGCCAGGGGATATAGGTGAAAATGAATGGCAAACATTAGCACCATATCAGGTAAACCCAAGTGACAAGGATAATTATCTATTCGCAGAGATTGAGGGACAAGGACAATTTGTAGGTATTAATTACTTTGTTCATAGTCCAACTCCAATGTGGTATGGTGAAGGCGACGATATGTGGTTAATTGATGGAGAAGAATGGCCAGGTTCATTACATGGAACTGGCACAGAAGACTTCTTTAACGGTGCTTGGTGTCCAAATGAAATATATCAACATCCTTATTTTGGATATGCAAAAGTTCCTAATCAATTTGGATGGTTGGGAAAAACTCATTGTTATAGATTTTTTGTAGAAGACCCAATTGTTTTTAATAAATCGCTCAGAGCATCAATTGAGCATGGGCATGCAAACTGTCTAACTCTTGATATATGTTCTGTTGCATATTGGTATCAAATAGAACCACACAAGAAGTTCCCAAGTTTGCTACCAATTGAATTAAGACAAAATATGCCTGACATAACTGTATCAGATATTCATATATGGAGAGATGCATGGAGAAAACTAAAAGGTTACAATAAACTTTGGGGAAATGAAAAATAG